Proteins encoded together in one Chryseobacterium sp. G0201 window:
- the sufD gene encoding Fe-S cluster assembly protein SufD, translated as MALYDQIIDNHGEFLEGLRHRFLDEDRKSALQKFESIGFPTKKDEEYKYTNIKEITEKSYNFSPKESHNITKEQFDQLHLGEENFDWIVFVNGKLHKELSKVSIENVEFLSFNYALNDENHKEVFDKYFNTIADGNSAFTDLNLAYCKYGFFLKVPKNVVIEKPIHVFYISQNQEENTFYNTRNLLIVEDGAKVEIIESHHNFDDTFVLTNSVTEIFTYPNAKADWHKLQNDNHTSYLVDSTFAKQEKDSLTTVNTFTFGGKLVRNNLDFIHNGSNINSFMNGITIIGKDQLVDHHTAVHHKTPNCESYQNYKGIFKDNAHGVFNGKVFVDKIAQKTNAYQQNNNVLLSEGATIDTKPQLEIFADDVKCSHGCTVGQLNEDALFYLRARGISKKEAQALLLYAFANDAMQNIDIEPLKEKVSKLLAEKLNVDIEF; from the coding sequence ATGGCTTTATACGATCAAATTATTGACAACCACGGTGAATTTTTGGAAGGTCTTCGTCACAGATTTCTGGATGAAGATAGAAAATCTGCTCTTCAAAAGTTTGAAAGCATTGGTTTTCCGACCAAAAAAGACGAAGAATATAAATATACCAACATCAAAGAGATCACGGAAAAAAGTTATAACTTTTCCCCGAAAGAAAGTCACAATATCACCAAAGAGCAATTCGACCAATTGCATTTAGGCGAAGAAAATTTTGACTGGATCGTTTTTGTAAACGGTAAACTTCATAAAGAATTATCTAAAGTTTCTATCGAAAACGTAGAGTTCTTATCGTTCAATTACGCTTTGAATGATGAGAATCACAAAGAAGTTTTTGATAAATATTTTAATACAATTGCTGACGGAAATTCGGCTTTTACAGATTTAAATCTTGCTTATTGCAAATATGGTTTCTTTCTGAAAGTTCCGAAAAATGTCGTGATTGAAAAACCAATCCATGTTTTCTATATTTCTCAAAATCAAGAAGAAAACACCTTCTACAACACAAGAAACCTGTTGATCGTAGAAGATGGAGCAAAAGTGGAAATTATTGAAAGTCACCACAATTTTGATGATACATTTGTATTAACAAATTCTGTAACGGAGATTTTCACGTATCCAAATGCAAAGGCAGACTGGCATAAACTTCAAAACGATAATCATACGTCTTATCTTGTAGACAGCACTTTCGCAAAACAGGAAAAAGACAGTTTAACGACTGTAAACACATTCACTTTCGGAGGTAAATTGGTTAGAAATAATCTTGATTTTATTCATAATGGATCAAACATTAATTCATTCATGAACGGAATCACAATCATTGGGAAAGACCAATTGGTAGACCACCACACGGCGGTTCATCATAAGACACCCAACTGTGAAAGTTACCAGAATTATAAAGGTATTTTCAAAGATAATGCTCACGGTGTATTTAACGGAAAAGTTTTTGTTGATAAAATTGCTCAGAAAACGAATGCTTATCAGCAAAATAACAACGTTTTACTAAGTGAAGGAGCTACAATTGATACAAAACCTCAGTTAGAGATTTTCGCAGACGATGTGAAGTGTTCTCATGGCTGTACGGTTGGACAATTGAATGAAGATGCATTATTTTATCTAAGAGCAAGAGGTATTTCTAAAAAAGAAGCACAGGCTTTATTGTTATATGCATTTGCGAATGATGCCATGCAGAATATTGATATTGAACCTCTTAAAGAGAAAGTTTCAAAGCTTTTGGCAGAGAAATTAAACGTAGACATAGAGTTCTAA
- a CDS encoding neutral zinc metallopeptidase yields MKWTDDRGGNVEDRRGGGGSGGAIVGGGLGTLIIAAIIFFLGGDPSSILGSGSMSSPQTQTEQRELSANDKKIGEMVDMMGKWNILTWDQIFKENGMTYTPPKIILFTETTQSGCGTAQSAMGPFYCPADQSVYMDMSFFNELQQKFGAQVTEFTIAYVLAHEVGHHVQTLLGTTQKVDALRRSGRYSETEMNRVSVATELQADFYAGVWAKKTDSREHILEPGDIESAIEAAQAVGDDNIQKRSQGYVNQESFTHGSSAQRKEWFMKGYTTGDIRQGDTFNQLLK; encoded by the coding sequence ATGAAATGGACAGACGATAGAGGAGGCAACGTTGAAGACCGTCGCGGAGGCGGTGGAAGTGGCGGTGCAATTGTAGGTGGCGGACTTGGAACTTTAATTATTGCCGCTATCATCTTCTTTCTGGGAGGAGATCCTTCAAGCATATTAGGCTCTGGCAGCATGTCTTCACCGCAAACTCAGACTGAACAACGAGAATTAAGTGCCAATGACAAGAAAATTGGAGAAATGGTGGACATGATGGGAAAATGGAACATCCTTACATGGGACCAGATTTTCAAGGAAAACGGCATGACTTATACTCCTCCAAAAATCATTCTTTTTACAGAAACCACTCAGTCCGGTTGTGGAACTGCACAATCTGCAATGGGACCTTTTTATTGTCCTGCAGATCAGTCTGTTTACATGGATATGAGTTTCTTTAATGAGCTACAGCAAAAATTTGGAGCACAAGTTACCGAATTTACGATTGCTTACGTTTTGGCTCACGAAGTTGGCCACCATGTACAAACGCTTTTAGGAACAACCCAAAAAGTTGATGCTTTGAGAAGAAGCGGAAGATATTCTGAAACCGAAATGAACAGAGTTTCTGTTGCAACGGAGTTACAGGCTGATTTCTATGCCGGAGTTTGGGCTAAGAAAACAGATTCTAGAGAGCATATTTTAGAACCCGGCGATATTGAGTCTGCCATTGAAGCTGCACAGGCCGTTGGAGATGATAACATTCAGAAACGATCTCAGGGATATGTGAATCAGGAAAGCTTTACGCACGGCTCATCTGCACAGCGTAAAGAATGGTTTATGAAAGGTTATACTACCGGAGACATCAGACAAGGTGATACTTTCAATCAGCTTTTAAAATAA
- a CDS encoding GLPGLI family protein produces the protein MKKKGLVFLMLFLVTMSYGQTIRYIYETSVNPDSINLVSLKNEKTFLDIKDDRSLFISENKLIKDSLFSTFKLDEKKENKKEEKDFSKLGLKKHFEPTFFEYYIIKDIPSQKVYYYDRVAGKQIYYQEDRPVKWEITDITEKQNGYPSQKAIANFGGRVWTAWFTKEISISDGPYKLSGLPGSIVKLEDDKGDYKFDLIKKIIVKNAFEEPVSSDAKQSKRINFNGDKAAVELEFAKNKRLGGNGMQNFGDGGGRHGGGMGGMRGGNHSGGGEGMSHRGAMDGNNPSIQSSNTENTSFKKSINQNPIELK, from the coding sequence ATGAAAAAGAAAGGGCTTGTTTTTTTAATGTTGTTTTTAGTAACAATGTCTTACGGGCAGACTATCAGATACATTTATGAAACTTCAGTTAATCCTGATTCAATTAATCTGGTCAGTTTAAAGAACGAGAAAACTTTTTTAGATATTAAGGACGATCGATCATTATTTATAAGTGAGAATAAATTAATTAAAGATTCTTTATTCTCGACATTTAAACTTGACGAAAAAAAAGAAAATAAAAAAGAGGAAAAAGATTTTTCGAAACTTGGACTCAAAAAACATTTTGAACCTACTTTTTTTGAATATTACATCATTAAAGATATTCCTAGTCAGAAAGTTTATTATTATGATAGAGTAGCCGGAAAGCAAATTTATTATCAGGAAGACAGACCTGTAAAATGGGAAATAACAGATATTACAGAAAAACAGAATGGATATCCGTCCCAAAAAGCGATTGCCAATTTTGGGGGTAGAGTCTGGACGGCATGGTTCACAAAAGAGATTTCAATTTCTGACGGGCCCTATAAACTTTCAGGATTACCAGGATCGATTGTGAAGCTGGAAGATGATAAAGGCGATTATAAATTTGATCTTATTAAAAAAATTATCGTTAAAAATGCTTTCGAAGAACCCGTTAGCTCTGATGCAAAACAAAGTAAACGAATTAACTTTAATGGAGATAAGGCTGCAGTGGAACTGGAGTTTGCAAAAAATAAACGACTGGGCGGAAATGGAATGCAGAACTTTGGAGACGGCGGAGGAAGACATGGCGGTGGAATGGGCGGAATGAGAGGCGGCAACCACTCAGGTGGTGGCGAAGGAATGTCTCACAGAGGAGCGATGGACGGTAATAATCCATCAATTCAAAGTTCTAACACAGAAAATACATCTTTTAAAAAAAGTATAAACCAAAACCCAATTGAATTAAAATAA
- the sufB gene encoding Fe-S cluster assembly protein SufB: protein MSKYTEDDLRVDLENKKYEFGWETKIDYEDFPIGLNEDIVRAISAKKEEPEWMTEWRLESFRIWLKMTEPDWANIKYTKPNFQAIKYYAAPKSKPELESLDEVDPELLATFAKLGINIEEQKRLSGVAVDIVIDSVSVKTTFQDTLMEKGIIFCSISEAIKNHPDLVKKYLGKVVPRGDNFYAALNSAVFSDGSFCYIPKGVRCPMELSTYFRINQAGTGQFERTIVIADEGSYVSYLEGCTAPSRDENQLHAAVVELIAMDGAEIKYSTVQNWYPGNEEGKGGVFNFVTKRGLCERNAKISWTQVETGSAVTWKYPSCILKGDNSIGEFYSIAVTNNHQYADTGTKMIHIGKNTRSTIISKGISAGKSQNSYRGLVKVMPSAKGARNFSQCDSLLMGNECGAHTFPYIEIKDPTAQLEHEATTSKIGEDQIFYCNQRGIDTERAIALIVNGFSKEVLNKLPMEFAIEAQKLLEISLEGSVG, encoded by the coding sequence ATGAGTAAATACACTGAAGACGACTTAAGAGTCGATTTAGAAAATAAGAAATATGAATTCGGTTGGGAAACAAAGATCGATTATGAAGATTTCCCGATTGGTTTAAATGAAGACATCGTCCGTGCCATCTCTGCTAAAAAAGAAGAGCCGGAATGGATGACAGAATGGCGTTTGGAATCTTTCAGAATCTGGCTGAAAATGACAGAACCTGATTGGGCAAACATTAAATATACAAAACCTAATTTTCAGGCGATTAAATATTATGCAGCCCCTAAATCTAAGCCAGAACTAGAAAGCTTAGATGAAGTAGATCCGGAATTATTGGCAACTTTTGCAAAATTAGGAATCAATATTGAGGAACAAAAAAGACTTTCAGGAGTTGCTGTAGATATCGTAATAGATTCAGTTTCTGTAAAAACGACCTTTCAGGACACGTTAATGGAAAAAGGAATTATTTTCTGTTCAATTTCTGAAGCGATCAAAAATCACCCGGATCTTGTGAAGAAATATCTTGGTAAAGTAGTTCCTAGAGGAGATAACTTCTATGCAGCATTAAATTCCGCAGTATTTTCTGACGGAAGTTTCTGCTATATTCCAAAAGGCGTAAGATGTCCGATGGAATTATCTACGTATTTCCGTATCAATCAAGCAGGTACAGGTCAGTTTGAAAGAACAATCGTTATTGCGGATGAAGGAAGTTATGTTTCTTATCTTGAAGGCTGTACAGCTCCATCAAGAGACGAAAACCAGCTTCACGCTGCTGTTGTAGAACTTATTGCAATGGATGGCGCTGAAATTAAATATTCAACCGTTCAAAACTGGTATCCTGGGAATGAAGAAGGAAAAGGAGGTGTTTTCAATTTTGTAACGAAAAGAGGACTTTGCGAAAGAAATGCAAAAATCTCTTGGACTCAGGTTGAAACAGGTTCTGCTGTTACTTGGAAATATCCGTCTTGTATCTTGAAAGGAGACAATTCAATCGGTGAGTTCTACTCTATTGCTGTGACCAACAATCACCAATATGCAGATACAGGAACAAAAATGATCCACATTGGTAAAAATACCAGATCAACGATTATTTCCAAAGGAATCTCTGCAGGAAAATCTCAGAATTCATACAGAGGTTTGGTAAAAGTAATGCCTTCTGCAAAAGGAGCAAGAAACTTCTCTCAGTGTGACTCTTTGCTAATGGGTAACGAATGTGGTGCACATACTTTCCCTTATATTGAAATTAAAGATCCTACAGCTCAATTAGAGCACGAGGCTACAACTTCAAAAATCGGTGAAGATCAGATTTTCTACTGTAACCAAAGAGGAATTGATACTGAAAGAGCAATTGCTTTGATCGTAAACGGTTTCAGTAAAGAAGTTTTAAATAAATTACCAATGGAATTTGCTATTGAAGCGCAGAAATTATTGGAAATTTCATTAGAAGGATCAGTAGGATAG
- the sufC gene encoding Fe-S cluster assembly ATPase SufC: MLNIKNLHAKIADGAEILKGINLEIKPGEVHAIMGPNGAGKSTLSSVIAGKEEYEVTDGEILFQGEDIIEDAPEDRAHKGIFLSFQYPVEIPGVSVTNFIKAALNETRKANGLEDMSAKEMLAMIREKSEQLGIKKDFLSRSLNEGFSGGEKKRNEIFQMMMLNPKLAILDETDSGLDIDALRIVADGVNTFKNEGNAVLLITHYQRLLNYIQPDFVHVLADGKIIKTGDKSLALELEEKGYDWLLN; encoded by the coding sequence ATGTTAAATATAAAAAACTTGCACGCCAAAATTGCAGATGGCGCAGAAATTTTAAAAGGTATCAATCTCGAAATAAAACCGGGTGAAGTTCATGCCATCATGGGACCGAACGGAGCCGGAAAATCTACTCTTTCTTCTGTAATCGCAGGAAAAGAAGAGTATGAAGTTACAGACGGAGAAATTCTTTTTCAAGGAGAAGATATTATTGAAGACGCTCCGGAAGACAGAGCGCACAAAGGTATTTTCCTTTCTTTTCAATATCCTGTGGAAATTCCAGGGGTTTCTGTAACCAACTTTATCAAAGCTGCTTTAAACGAAACCAGAAAAGCAAACGGATTGGAAGACATGTCTGCAAAAGAAATGTTGGCTATGATTCGTGAGAAGTCTGAGCAATTAGGCATCAAAAAAGACTTTCTTTCAAGATCATTGAATGAAGGATTTTCAGGAGGTGAAAAGAAAAGAAACGAGATCTTCCAAATGATGATGCTTAACCCAAAATTGGCTATTCTTGATGAGACAGATTCAGGATTAGATATTGATGCATTGAGAATCGTTGCAGATGGTGTAAATACTTTCAAAAACGAAGGAAATGCAGTTCTTTTGATTACTCACTATCAAAGATTGCTTAACTATATTCAACCTGATTTTGTACACGTTTTAGCAGACGGAAAGATCATCAAAACAGGAGACAAATCTCTGGCCTTAGAGCTTGAAGAGAAAGGTTACGATTGGCTTCTTAACTAA
- a CDS encoding HesB/IscA family protein — MIKVSDQAKAKAIQLMTEDGFNPAEDYIRVGVKSGGCSGLEYVLGFDNQKADTDQIFEDNDVKIVVEKKAILYLAGTILEYSGGLNGKGFVFNNPNASRTCGCGESFSL; from the coding sequence ATGATAAAAGTATCAGACCAAGCAAAGGCAAAAGCTATCCAACTTATGACGGAAGATGGCTTCAACCCTGCTGAAGATTATATAAGAGTTGGGGTAAAAAGTGGAGGATGTTCTGGTTTAGAGTATGTTTTGGGATTCGACAATCAAAAAGCAGACACAGATCAAATTTTTGAAGACAATGACGTAAAAATTGTTGTTGAGAAAAAAGCTATCCTTTATCTTGCAGGAACAATTCTTGAGTATTCAGGAGGATTAAACGGAAAGGGGTTTGTTTTCAACAATCCTAATGCATCCAGAACGTGTGGTTGTGGAGAGAGTTTTTCTTTATAA
- a CDS encoding GLPGLI family protein: MKKIGIIALALFMQNIYAQANRFVYQVTMKPDAANKTDIKTENAYLDISAEKSMFYSENRLKRDSIMQRSFQTNGGRGISFNRDQMEGLRSIINYSIEKDKTNQKTFFKDRIGRDNYSYEEDRPLSWKILPETTKIGEYKVQKAETDFGGRKWTAWFTTDLPYQDGPYKFTGLPGLIVKVEDAQGEYSFDLMKNYKIADFPTMNQFGNTIKVKRADYLKQQEKYRTDPMSFMSQQGGGFSQTRIGGSGIASPRSGGGGGGRGGNQNPAEMRKRMEDRIKEEAKNNSNPIELK, translated from the coding sequence ATGAAAAAAATAGGAATCATTGCTTTAGCATTATTCATGCAGAATATCTATGCACAAGCCAACAGATTTGTGTACCAAGTGACCATGAAACCGGATGCAGCAAACAAAACTGATATAAAAACTGAAAACGCATACTTAGATATTTCAGCTGAAAAATCGATGTTCTATTCTGAAAACAGATTGAAAAGAGATTCTATTATGCAGAGAAGCTTTCAAACTAACGGTGGAAGAGGTATTAGTTTCAACAGAGATCAGATGGAAGGTTTAAGGTCGATTATTAATTATTCTATTGAAAAAGATAAAACAAACCAAAAGACCTTTTTTAAAGATAGAATAGGTCGAGATAATTATTCTTACGAAGAAGATCGCCCCTTAAGCTGGAAAATACTTCCTGAAACCACAAAAATTGGAGAGTATAAAGTTCAAAAAGCTGAAACAGATTTTGGTGGTAGAAAATGGACGGCGTGGTTTACAACAGACTTACCTTATCAGGATGGGCCGTACAAATTTACGGGACTTCCAGGGTTGATCGTAAAAGTGGAAGATGCTCAGGGAGAGTATTCTTTTGATTTAATGAAAAACTATAAAATTGCCGATTTTCCGACAATGAATCAGTTTGGGAATACCATTAAAGTAAAAAGAGCAGATTATTTAAAACAACAGGAAAAATACAGAACTGATCCAATGTCATTCATGAGCCAGCAAGGCGGAGGGTTTTCTCAGACCAGAATTGGAGGTAGTGGTATTGCTTCACCAAGATCAGGTGGAGGCGGTGGAGGCCGTGGTGGAAATCAAAATCCTGCCGAAATGAGAAAGAGAATGGAAGACAGAATAAAAGAGGAAGCTAAAAACAACAGCAATCCGATAGAGTTGAAATAA